A single region of the bacterium genome encodes:
- the rplL gene encoding 50S ribosomal protein L7/L12, whose translation MAELEKVVVPAKFKDLVEKIENLSVLDLAELVKILEKKFGVSAQAPMMAAAAPAFAASNAAAEEKSVFNIELKSVGGKKIEVIKVVRDITGKGLKEAKDLVDAAVAAPQMVKENVKKEEAEDLKKKLEAAGATVELK comes from the coding sequence ATGGCAGAATTAGAAAAAGTTGTGGTACCGGCGAAATTCAAGGATCTCGTCGAGAAAATCGAAAACCTTTCGGTCTTAGACTTGGCCGAACTGGTAAAAATCCTTGAAAAGAAATTCGGAGTTTCGGCTCAAGCCCCGATGATGGCTGCCGCTGCCCCCGCCTTTGCCGCGTCAAACGCGGCTGCGGAAGAAAAGAGCGTCTTTAACATCGAGCTGAAATCAGTTGGCGGGAAAAAGATCGAAGTGATCAAGGTAGTCAGGGATATTACCGGCAAGGGCCTGAAAGAGGCCAAAGACCTGGTTGACGCTGCGGTTGCCGCCCCCCAGATGGTAAAGGAAAACGTCAAGAAGGAAGAAGCCGAAGACCTGAAGAAAAAGCTTGAGGCCGCCGGCGCCACCGTCGAGCTGAAATAG
- the rplJ gene encoding 50S ribosomal protein L10, which yields MPKTKAQKQKTIEDLNDNFKKAKSIVFVDIQGLKANDLVILRRKLKETKGLLKVAKKTLINLVLKNGGDRVSAVSARKMKGEVAVLFSLEDPIQPLKALYDFSKGNQNLKFISGILDNFLLGKDEVLAIAQLPSKEELLAKLVGAIAGPISGLINVLQGNVKGLVYVLSSIKK from the coding sequence ATGCCAAAAACAAAAGCCCAAAAGCAAAAAACCATAGAGGATCTGAATGACAATTTTAAAAAGGCGAAATCAATCGTTTTTGTTGACATTCAGGGATTGAAAGCGAACGATTTGGTCATTCTGCGCAGGAAACTGAAGGAAACCAAAGGACTTCTCAAAGTGGCCAAGAAAACTCTGATCAATCTAGTTCTGAAAAACGGAGGAGACCGGGTCTCCGCCGTTTCTGCCAGGAAGATGAAGGGGGAAGTGGCCGTCCTTTTCAGCTTAGAAGACCCGATCCAGCCTTTAAAAGCACTCTACGATTTCTCCAAAGGAAACCAGAACCTGAAATTCATCAGCGGGATTCTTGACAACTTTCTGCTCGGAAAAGATGAAGTTTTGGCGATCGCCCAATTGCCTTCGAAAGAAGAACTTTTGGCAAAGCTGGTCGGCGCCATTGCCGGCCCCATCTCCGGCCTTATTAACGTCCTTCAAGGAAACGTCAAAGGTCTAGTTTATGTTCTAAGTTCAATTAAAAAATGA
- a CDS encoding DJ-1/PfpI family protein, which translates to MSKALEEKKIALIIAFRDFNDEEYLVPRGILESAGFKIITASNKLGQAIGAYGQETDVNLLIEDLKVKDFEAVIFIGGSGASRYLDDPNAHRIALETVLEDRVLGAICIAPAILAKAGVLKSKKATVWSSNMDKSFVQILKKEGVNYENKPVVADGKIVTASGPSAAQDFAMTIIDKLK; encoded by the coding sequence ATGTCCAAGGCTTTAGAAGAAAAAAAAATAGCTTTAATCATTGCCTTTCGAGACTTCAACGACGAAGAGTATTTGGTTCCTAGAGGAATCCTGGAATCGGCGGGTTTTAAAATTATCACCGCCAGCAACAAGCTCGGCCAGGCGATCGGCGCCTACGGCCAAGAAACAGACGTAAATCTCCTGATCGAGGATCTCAAGGTTAAAGACTTTGAAGCTGTCATTTTTATCGGGGGGTCTGGAGCTTCAAGGTATCTTGACGATCCCAACGCCCACCGCATCGCTTTGGAAACTGTTCTAGAGGATAGGGTTTTAGGGGCAATCTGCATCGCCCCGGCTATTCTCGCCAAGGCCGGCGTTCTCAAAAGCAAAAAAGCGACTGTCTGGTCTTCAAATATGGACAAAAGCTTTGTCCAAATCCTGAAAAAAGAAGGAGTTAATTATGAAAATAAACCAGTAGTTGCCGACGGGAAAATAGTTACCGCTTCAGGGCCTTCAGCTGCCCAAGACTTTGCCATGACAATCATTGACAAGCTGAAATGA